Proteins encoded within one genomic window of Glycine soja cultivar W05 chromosome 1, ASM419377v2, whole genome shotgun sequence:
- the LOC114393989 gene encoding ferredoxin--NADP reductase, leaf isozyme, chloroplastic-like, with protein sequence MAHDKNKDKSNGDVTIDAYHRYKEFEKMKEKVPDNFRLDFAVSREQTNKKGEKMYIQTRMAQYAEELWELLKKDNTFVYMCGLKGMEKVIDDIMVSLAAKDGIDWIEYKRPLKKAEQRNVKVY encoded by the exons ATGGCTCATG ATAAGAACAAAGACAAAAGCAATGGAGATGTGACCATTGATGCTTATCATCGTTACAAG GAATTTGAAAAGATGAAGGAGAAAGTACCTGATAACTTCAGGCTTGACTTTGCTGTGAGCAGAgagcaaacaaacaaaaaaggagagaaaatgtACATCCAAACACGAATGGCTCAATATGCAGAAGAGCTATGGGAGTTACTGAAGAAAGATAACACTTTTGTCTATATGTGTGGACTAAAAGGAATGGAAAAGGTAATCGATGACATAATGGTGTCATTGGCTGCAAAAGATG GTATCGATTGGATTGAGTACAAGAGGCCATTGAAGAAGGCAGAACAACGGAATGTCAAAGTctactaa